The Nitrospira tepida genome includes a window with the following:
- a CDS encoding ABC-F family ATP-binding cassette domain-containing protein, translated as MPPTILLSCESIGKRYGVTPLFQDLSLALFDGDHVGLVGPNGSGKSTLLKILAGIEQPDSGTRSVRRHLRIGHVAQEPTFDPDLTVEEVLVQAVKAAGLDPLEQAGRLAQALGIGEFRNGEQAVCTLSGGWRKRLAIARALMLEPDVLLLDEPTNHLDLEGILWLESLLKEEPRAFLAISHDRRFLESVATRMIELNRCYPAGVFTAKGRYSDFLEQRDAALQAQADYQASLANRVRREIDWLRRGPKARTTKAKARVDAARGMIDELSAIEERATQSAADIDFVGSGRKSKQLVVVNGLGKSLGGRPIVSGLDLHLGPGHRLGLLGPNGSGKTTLLKLLAGRLEPDAGRVVHAEGLRVVTFEQHRDSLDPSATLRRSLAPAGDAVIYRDRAIHPISWAKRFLFRPEQLDLPVSRLSGGEQARLLIARLMLQPADLLILDEPTNDLDIPTLDVLEESLMEFPGALVLVTHDRWLLDRVSTSLLALDGHGRADLYADYDQWEGAQRHRAEPAGRPETAADDSPVTGAALPTAPPAPKRKGLSYREQREWEAMEDHILEAERRLADCQAALQDPDVASDAAALQERCVALESAQVTVERLYARWAELDEKRGAILNETARSRETGR; from the coding sequence ATGCCTCCGACCATCCTGCTGAGTTGTGAATCCATCGGCAAGCGCTACGGGGTGACTCCTCTATTCCAGGACCTCTCCCTGGCCCTGTTCGATGGCGACCATGTCGGCCTTGTCGGTCCGAACGGGTCAGGGAAATCCACCCTGCTGAAGATTCTGGCCGGCATCGAGCAGCCGGACAGCGGGACGAGATCCGTCCGCCGCCACCTTCGTATCGGACACGTCGCCCAAGAGCCGACCTTCGACCCGGACCTTACGGTGGAGGAGGTGCTTGTCCAGGCCGTGAAGGCGGCGGGCCTGGACCCGCTTGAACAGGCGGGCCGTCTTGCACAGGCACTCGGCATCGGGGAGTTTCGCAACGGAGAGCAGGCCGTCTGCACGCTCTCCGGCGGATGGCGCAAGCGCCTGGCTATCGCCCGCGCGCTCATGTTGGAACCGGACGTCCTCTTGCTGGATGAACCCACCAATCATTTGGACCTGGAGGGGATCCTGTGGCTGGAATCGCTCCTCAAGGAGGAGCCGCGGGCCTTTCTCGCCATCAGCCACGACCGCCGGTTTCTGGAATCGGTCGCCACCCGGATGATCGAGTTGAATCGGTGCTATCCCGCCGGGGTCTTCACCGCCAAGGGCCGCTACAGCGACTTCCTGGAACAGCGCGACGCCGCCCTGCAAGCGCAGGCCGACTACCAGGCGTCGCTGGCGAATCGCGTCCGGCGCGAGATTGACTGGCTGCGGCGCGGACCGAAAGCCCGCACGACCAAGGCCAAGGCCCGCGTGGACGCCGCCCGGGGGATGATCGACGAATTGTCTGCGATCGAGGAGCGGGCGACACAGAGCGCCGCCGACATCGACTTTGTCGGATCCGGACGCAAGTCCAAGCAATTGGTCGTCGTGAACGGGCTCGGCAAATCGCTCGGCGGCCGCCCGATCGTGAGCGGCCTGGACCTGCACCTTGGCCCAGGCCATCGGCTTGGGCTCCTCGGGCCCAACGGCAGCGGCAAGACCACGCTTCTCAAACTCCTGGCCGGCAGGCTGGAGCCGGACGCAGGACGCGTCGTCCATGCGGAGGGCCTGAGGGTCGTGACGTTTGAGCAGCACCGCGACTCGCTGGATCCATCGGCGACACTCCGTCGATCCCTTGCGCCGGCCGGCGATGCGGTCATCTATCGGGACCGGGCGATCCATCCGATCTCCTGGGCCAAGCGCTTTCTCTTTCGTCCTGAGCAACTGGATCTGCCGGTCTCTCGCCTGTCCGGCGGTGAGCAGGCCCGGTTGCTGATCGCCCGGCTGATGCTGCAACCGGCCGACCTGCTGATTCTGGACGAGCCGACCAACGACCTCGATATCCCCACCCTCGACGTGCTGGAGGAAAGCCTGATGGAGTTTCCCGGCGCGCTGGTGCTGGTCACGCATGACCGCTGGTTGTTGGACCGGGTCTCCACGTCCTTGCTGGCGCTGGACGGACACGGCCGTGCGGATCTGTATGCGGATTACGATCAGTGGGAAGGGGCGCAACGCCACCGAGCGGAACCAGCCGGCCGGCCTGAGACCGCGGCCGACGATTCCCCTGTCACAGGGGCGGCGTTGCCGACAGCGCCGCCCGCCCCAAAACGCAAAGGCCTGTCGTACCGGGAGCAACGGGAATGGGAGGCCATGGAAGACCACATCCTCGAAGCGGAGCGGCGTCTCGCCGACTGTCAGGCGGCGCTCCAGGACCCCGACGTGGCCTCGGATGCGGCGGCGCTCCAGGAGCGATGCGTCGCGCTGGAGTCGGCCCAAGTGACGGTCGAACGGCTCTATGCGCGCTGGGCCGAGTTGGACGAGAAGCGGGGCGCAATCCTTAACGAAACAGCTCGATCACGTGAAACAGGTCGATGA
- a CDS encoding DUF4112 domain-containing protein encodes MASVRAKEEQAEWIAHLLDDAVHLPHTRIRFGLDPIIGLVPIVGDVAATIAGSFVLVAARQLGVPTGLLLRMAYYQSVNGLLGSVPLFGDLFSFTYKSNAKNAALLVRRVKRGEAGVCPLEAPSLSLADLGLILLLTAPVWTAVALLSYWFWSRNLTLLSILF; translated from the coding sequence ATGGCGTCTGTCCGAGCCAAGGAAGAGCAGGCCGAGTGGATCGCTCATCTCCTGGATGACGCGGTGCATCTGCCCCACACCAGGATCCGGTTCGGTCTGGACCCGATCATCGGATTGGTGCCGATCGTGGGAGATGTCGCCGCAACGATCGCCGGGTCCTTCGTGCTCGTGGCGGCCCGGCAACTGGGCGTCCCCACGGGTCTGCTCTTGCGCATGGCCTATTACCAATCGGTGAACGGGCTCCTCGGGAGCGTGCCGCTGTTCGGGGACCTGTTTTCATTCACCTATAAGAGCAACGCCAAGAATGCGGCCTTGTTGGTGCGCAGGGTCAAGCGCGGCGAGGCCGGGGTCTGCCCGCTGGAAGCTCCCTCGCTTAGCTTGGCTGATCTCGGGCTGATACTCCTTCTGACGGCGCCGGTGTGGACCGCCGTCGCCCTCCTCAGCTATTGGTTCTGGTCCCGCAATCTCACGCTTCTCAGCATTCTGTTCTGA
- a CDS encoding DUF3015 family protein, producing the protein MKHPIGNVGMSQGNQQGTTSWVWAIALLAVSGLMAACNTTKATIDTTVNFSSSTSPQSLFTQDGLVAKDQQMNLYTAVAWESIQQDIARGQGEYVTSLGVLLDVPPQDQAAMPAYWQSRYDSLFPEEARGARESIALLRTGLSSPGSAGQASSASSR; encoded by the coding sequence ATGAAGCATCCGATCGGCAACGTCGGCATGAGTCAAGGAAACCAGCAGGGAACGACGTCGTGGGTATGGGCGATCGCCCTCCTGGCGGTCTCAGGGTTGATGGCCGCGTGCAATACGACCAAGGCCACCATCGACACGACGGTCAATTTTTCCTCCAGCACCTCCCCGCAGTCGCTGTTCACGCAGGATGGGCTGGTGGCGAAGGATCAGCAAATGAACCTCTATACCGCGGTCGCCTGGGAAAGCATCCAACAGGACATCGCGCGCGGACAAGGCGAGTACGTCACCTCCCTTGGGGTGCTGCTCGATGTGCCGCCCCAGGACCAGGCTGCGATGCCGGCTTACTGGCAGAGCCGGTACGACAGCCTCTTCCCGGAAGAGGCGCGAGGCGCCCGCGAATCCATCGCGCTCCTGCGAACGGGGTTGTCTTCACCCGGCTCCGCCGGGCAGGCGAGTTCAGCGTCCAGTCGATAA
- a CDS encoding GNAT family N-acetyltransferase codes for MPNRPVHIDPARPEDARALARMVGELLGEIMAAVGARVFEYHEQETVARAQTWLAERTYTVFLARDQADGSICGFLALGESRALYAGGVFGTIPELFVRPAYRCFGVGGQLIARARQWGRSRGWTRLEVTTPPLPQFDRTLRFYERQGFNLSGGRKLKLDL; via the coding sequence ATGCCGAATCGGCCGGTTCACATAGACCCAGCTCGACCGGAAGATGCGCGGGCGCTTGCGCGGATGGTCGGCGAGCTGCTGGGCGAAATCATGGCGGCCGTCGGCGCCCGAGTGTTCGAGTATCACGAACAGGAAACCGTCGCTCGTGCGCAGACCTGGCTGGCTGAGCGGACCTATACGGTCTTTCTGGCTCGTGATCAGGCGGATGGCTCGATCTGCGGATTCCTTGCGCTTGGCGAGAGCCGTGCCCTCTACGCAGGGGGCGTCTTCGGCACGATCCCGGAACTGTTCGTCCGTCCCGCCTATCGCTGCTTCGGGGTCGGAGGACAATTGATCGCGCGTGCAAGGCAATGGGGCCGGTCACGCGGATGGACCAGGCTCGAAGTCACGACGCCCCCGTTGCCTCAGTTCGATCGCACCCTGCGTTTCTATGAACGGCAGGGGTTCAACCTGTCCGGCGGGCGCAAATTGAAGCTCGATCTGTGA
- the rmuC gene encoding DNA recombination protein RmuC, with translation MTDITALTVGAGVGILAGALIAGWWVAAHLRRRFHDQVMEAAERAQKAETVVAELRRRAELEQAEIVRLRASLSESQQAFVAAETRREEALKRVEEQQAILAQARLELAETFQALSGTALQRNNEAFLNLAKTTFQAIQAEAKGEWSRRHQAIDDLVKPLHDQLGRYADQLQQLEQSRQAAYGGLDQHLRLLAESQQRLQQETGQLVNALRTPAVRGRWGEMTLRRVAELAGMVPHCDFFEQESVVSEEGRARPDMLVRLPGGRQIVIDAKAVLSAYLEAHDAPNDDQRAERLKRHAAQIRARMEELSLKAYWTQFNLAPEFVVLFLPGEQFLGAALEQDPTLIEDGFSRGVVVATPTTLMALLRAVAYGWRQEQLTAHAQEAGRLGKDLYERMALLAQYLNEIGAALGKSVAAYNRAVGSLESRVWPAARKFKDLGIATEKEVPLIEPVEVFPRQSSQIEAEKII, from the coding sequence ATGACCGACATCACCGCGTTGACGGTGGGGGCCGGTGTTGGAATCCTGGCAGGGGCGCTGATCGCGGGCTGGTGGGTCGCGGCGCACCTGCGCCGGCGTTTCCACGATCAGGTGATGGAGGCGGCGGAGCGCGCCCAAAAGGCGGAAACCGTTGTAGCCGAGCTGAGGCGACGCGCCGAACTGGAGCAGGCGGAGATCGTCCGGTTGCGGGCCTCGCTCAGTGAATCCCAACAGGCCTTCGTGGCGGCGGAGACGAGGCGCGAAGAAGCGTTGAAGCGGGTGGAGGAACAGCAGGCCATCCTGGCTCAGGCCCGGCTTGAATTAGCGGAAACCTTTCAGGCCCTCTCGGGGACGGCCTTGCAGCGGAACAACGAGGCCTTTCTCAATCTCGCCAAAACGACCTTTCAAGCCATACAGGCCGAGGCCAAGGGCGAATGGTCTCGACGGCATCAGGCGATCGACGACCTGGTGAAACCGCTCCACGATCAGCTCGGCCGGTATGCCGACCAGTTGCAGCAACTGGAACAGTCTCGACAGGCCGCCTATGGGGGGCTCGACCAACATCTGCGGCTGCTGGCCGAGTCGCAGCAGCGGTTGCAGCAGGAAACCGGGCAGCTCGTCAACGCCTTGCGGACGCCGGCCGTCCGGGGGCGCTGGGGAGAGATGACGCTCAGACGGGTGGCGGAGCTGGCCGGCATGGTGCCGCATTGCGACTTCTTCGAGCAGGAGAGCGTGGTCTCGGAGGAGGGCCGCGCGCGGCCGGACATGCTGGTGCGGTTGCCGGGCGGCCGGCAGATCGTCATCGACGCGAAGGCCGTCTTGAGCGCTTATCTCGAAGCCCATGACGCGCCGAATGACGACCAGCGGGCGGAGCGGCTGAAGCGACACGCCGCGCAGATCCGCGCCCGAATGGAGGAGCTGAGCCTCAAGGCCTACTGGACCCAGTTCAATCTGGCGCCGGAGTTCGTGGTGTTGTTCCTGCCAGGCGAGCAATTTCTGGGCGCGGCCCTCGAACAGGACCCGACCCTGATCGAGGACGGGTTTTCCCGGGGCGTGGTGGTGGCCACGCCGACGACGCTCATGGCGCTCCTGCGGGCGGTGGCCTACGGCTGGCGGCAGGAACAGTTGACCGCGCATGCGCAGGAGGCCGGTCGCTTGGGAAAGGACCTCTACGAGCGGATGGCCCTGCTCGCGCAGTATCTCAACGAGATCGGCGCGGCGCTGGGAAAAAGCGTCGCGGCCTACAATCGCGCGGTCGGGTCGCTGGAAAGCCGGGTCTGGCCGGCTGCGCGCAAATTCAAGGACCTGGGTATTGCCACGGAAAAAGAGGTGCCGCTGATCGAGCCGGTGGAGGTTTTCCCGCGACAATCTTCACAGATCGAAGCGGAGAAGATCATTTAG
- a CDS encoding ribonuclease H-like domain-containing protein: MSTTNEILPRTFLHAPRVGQKTEKALWESGITSWGKFLNSSSTLLKPLRSQPQVFRIIEQSAEALEKKNVTFFSRALAPEAWWRLYPSFESRTVFLDIETTGLSHYYDEITLVGLYDGNRVRTLLSGHNLKQLPELLAQYDIVVTFNGTLFDLPFLRAKLPSLRLPSVHLDLRYLLKRLGYSGGLKDIEQRLGIRRGPEARAVNGYLATVLWARYKRGDMSALEQLVKYNIADVMSLRPLMRFACRELTAGLLFREKQRIPTITSKPLKAVPVHVSKVNGNGVTLIVGGAAVLLRKRPLERSPIRLSNLLENIQCSGGAPRVVGIDLRGSEVRPTGWALLEGEQAYTRLVKSDAEIVQETIRHRPDLISIDSPLGIPYGRCCTQDSCRCRSKGILRECERVLWRRGVKVFPCLLPSMQKLTERGIRLAKEFRERGFRVIESYPGAAQDIMRIPRKRSSVHELAQGLAAFGIKGPFTSVPCSHDELDAITSAVVGDFYLAGMYEPLGDQREECLIVPKLDKLMSHNPDS; this comes from the coding sequence GTGTCGACGACCAATGAAATTCTTCCTCGTACATTCCTTCACGCGCCTCGGGTAGGACAGAAAACCGAGAAAGCGCTCTGGGAGAGCGGTATCACTTCCTGGGGCAAGTTTCTCAATTCTTCTTCAACCCTGCTTAAGCCACTGCGTTCACAACCCCAAGTTTTCCGGATCATCGAGCAGTCGGCGGAAGCCCTCGAGAAGAAGAACGTCACATTTTTTTCTCGGGCTCTAGCTCCCGAGGCGTGGTGGCGCCTCTATCCAAGCTTTGAATCAAGGACTGTTTTTTTGGACATTGAGACGACGGGTCTCTCTCACTACTACGATGAAATCACGCTCGTGGGGCTCTATGACGGCAATCGGGTGCGGACCTTGCTGTCGGGTCATAACCTGAAGCAGTTGCCGGAACTCCTCGCCCAGTACGACATCGTCGTCACCTTTAACGGGACATTGTTTGACCTCCCATTCCTGAGGGCGAAACTGCCATCTCTTCGTCTGCCATCGGTGCATCTCGACCTGCGTTATCTCCTCAAGCGACTAGGCTATTCGGGTGGGCTTAAAGACATTGAGCAAAGACTGGGTATTCGGCGGGGTCCTGAGGCACGGGCCGTGAATGGCTATCTGGCCACCGTATTGTGGGCGCGCTACAAACGAGGCGACATGTCGGCCTTGGAACAGCTCGTCAAATACAATATCGCGGATGTGATGAGCCTTCGCCCTCTCATGCGGTTTGCCTGCCGCGAGCTGACGGCGGGCCTGTTGTTCAGAGAGAAGCAGCGGATACCGACGATCACATCAAAACCTCTCAAAGCCGTCCCAGTCCATGTCTCCAAGGTCAATGGCAACGGGGTTACCCTGATTGTTGGTGGTGCCGCGGTCTTGCTTCGTAAACGCCCGCTCGAACGGTCGCCTATCAGGCTGAGCAATCTATTAGAGAACATTCAGTGCTCAGGAGGGGCTCCCAGGGTTGTTGGAATCGATCTACGCGGAAGTGAGGTGAGACCGACGGGATGGGCCTTGCTTGAAGGTGAGCAAGCCTACACCAGATTGGTGAAATCGGATGCCGAAATCGTGCAGGAAACAATCCGCCACCGTCCGGACCTTATCTCAATCGATTCTCCATTAGGCATTCCATACGGACGCTGCTGCACTCAGGATTCATGTCGATGTCGAAGCAAAGGAATCTTGAGGGAGTGCGAACGAGTGCTGTGGAGACGAGGTGTCAAGGTGTTTCCCTGCCTGCTCCCGAGTATGCAGAAGCTGACCGAGCGCGGCATCCGTCTCGCCAAAGAGTTCCGCGAACGGGGCTTCCGCGTCATCGAAAGTTACCCTGGGGCGGCCCAAGACATCATGCGTATTCCGAGAAAGAGATCGAGTGTGCATGAACTGGCTCAGGGGTTAGCCGCCTTCGGCATCAAGGGGCCGTTTACATCTGTCCCCTGCAGCCATGATGAGTTGGACGCCATCACGTCCGCTGTCGTCGGCGACTTCTACCTTGCCGGGATGTATGAACCACTCGGTGATCAGCGCGAGGAGTGCTTGATCGTCCCAAAACTGGATAAGCTCATGTCTCACAACCCCGACAGCTAA
- a CDS encoding adenylosuccinate synthetase — protein MPLTVVVGGQFGSEGKGKVTSYLALRDRVDIVVRCGGPNSGHTVDVDGQRYELRLLPCGFLNPNTRLLLAAGSLIAPDILLAEIKAAGIDASRVGVDRNAGIISGDYAEEEKKLLLRDRLGSTLSGTGIAVAYRVLRKPDFKLAKDIPELKPFLTDVSAEVNGVLDKGGKVIIEGTQGFGLSVYHSPHYPYATSRDTTASGFLSEVGVSPRLVTDIVMAVRTYPIRVAGSSGPLLNEVTWEEVRRRSGYPTDIREFTTTTKKLRRVGLFDLELVRRAVMVNRPTQIALHGADYLSYLNKSVRTHEELDHLTRSFITDLENATGVPVSITGTGPANEELIDRGNHFHGAS, from the coding sequence ATGCCTCTCACGGTGGTGGTCGGTGGACAGTTTGGATCGGAAGGGAAGGGCAAGGTAACTTCTTACCTTGCCCTGCGGGACCGCGTTGACATCGTGGTGCGCTGCGGGGGACCGAATTCGGGCCACACGGTGGATGTGGACGGCCAGCGTTACGAGCTACGCCTGCTCCCATGTGGGTTCCTTAATCCTAACACCCGCCTCCTGCTCGCCGCTGGTTCGTTGATCGCTCCGGACATCCTGTTAGCGGAGATTAAGGCGGCTGGGATCGATGCCAGCCGAGTGGGGGTAGACCGTAATGCAGGCATCATCTCAGGCGATTACGCTGAAGAGGAGAAGAAGCTGCTCTTAAGAGATCGTCTCGGGTCAACCTTATCTGGGACAGGGATCGCGGTGGCCTATCGCGTCTTACGGAAACCCGATTTCAAGCTTGCCAAGGATATCCCAGAACTGAAGCCATTTCTCACGGATGTGTCTGCAGAGGTCAATGGGGTGCTGGATAAAGGCGGGAAGGTCATCATTGAAGGGACGCAAGGATTCGGCCTCTCCGTCTACCATTCGCCACACTATCCCTATGCCACGAGCCGGGATACGACAGCGAGTGGGTTTCTGAGCGAAGTCGGGGTGAGCCCGCGGTTAGTGACCGACATCGTGATGGCGGTCCGTACCTATCCCATTCGAGTCGCTGGTAGTTCCGGGCCGCTGCTGAATGAGGTTACGTGGGAGGAAGTCCGCCGGAGAAGTGGATATCCAACTGATATTCGCGAATTCACAACGACGACCAAGAAACTTAGAAGGGTAGGCCTATTCGATCTTGAGTTGGTACGGCGGGCTGTAATGGTGAACAGGCCAACTCAAATTGCTCTCCACGGAGCAGATTATCTTTCGTACTTGAACAAGTCTGTGAGGACACATGAGGAGCTAGATCATCTTACGCGCTCCTTTATCACAGACCTGGAGAATGCAACCGGCGTTCCTGTGTCAATAACAGGAACGGGGCCAGCGAACGAAGAATTGATAGATAGAGGCAATCACTTTCATGGAGCTTCCTGA
- a CDS encoding dCTP deaminase domain-containing protein, with the protein MELPESYKQPKPEVKEEDFWLDPDKDSPAGLLLSDRIKFYREKVNLIYPFDEKFLEPASYTLHAGGEYLIHDESGKRISGVLGAAGKVIIPPNGLIYIRFLEEVNIPHYMIARFNLRVKQVYRGLLLGTGPQVDPGFRGHLGCPLHNFTNEEKAIEFFEKLVTIDFEKTTPLGQKYFADKNPEKLGAQDFGQMRHGLITVTGLSNYPCKIYNKEQDRPLRDYLPQGESVQSSVFELQTEVKHLRDEVKEFGSTIQRYRNIGIWSLIGTALTLVGGLVTLDLYLHQSLESKYLNLETNFFSGYMNLKDNYQNIKDSISEINKTLGHLEAVKDISITARGESATSSMAKESPKLKEQSTKANSGKKQAGRD; encoded by the coding sequence ATGGAGCTTCCTGAGTCCTACAAGCAACCGAAGCCAGAAGTGAAAGAAGAAGATTTCTGGCTGGATCCTGACAAGGATTCTCCTGCTGGTCTCCTACTTTCTGACCGCATTAAGTTCTACAGGGAAAAAGTAAATCTAATCTATCCATTCGATGAGAAGTTTCTAGAGCCTGCCTCTTATACGCTTCATGCAGGTGGTGAGTATCTAATTCATGACGAGAGTGGCAAGAGAATCTCAGGAGTTTTGGGGGCAGCCGGCAAAGTCATAATTCCCCCGAATGGCCTCATCTATATAAGATTTCTTGAGGAAGTTAATATTCCCCACTACATGATTGCTAGGTTCAATCTCCGAGTAAAACAAGTTTATCGTGGATTGCTTCTGGGAACCGGACCTCAGGTAGACCCGGGCTTCAGGGGGCACCTCGGCTGTCCATTACATAACTTCACAAATGAAGAAAAAGCGATCGAGTTTTTTGAAAAGTTAGTAACCATAGATTTTGAAAAAACTACTCCGCTGGGCCAGAAGTATTTTGCGGACAAAAATCCTGAGAAATTGGGTGCTCAAGACTTCGGTCAGATGCGACACGGGTTAATTACGGTGACCGGACTTAGCAATTACCCGTGCAAGATATACAACAAAGAACAAGATCGCCCACTAAGAGATTATTTGCCGCAGGGTGAAAGTGTCCAAAGCTCAGTGTTCGAACTTCAGACTGAAGTGAAGCATCTGCGAGACGAGGTGAAGGAATTTGGAAGTACCATCCAGAGATACAGAAATATCGGTATTTGGTCCCTAATTGGAACAGCTCTTACGCTTGTAGGTGGTTTGGTGACGCTCGACTTGTATCTGCACCAGAGCTTGGAAAGCAAATACTTGAACTTGGAAACCAACTTTTTTAGCGGCTACATGAATCTGAAAGACAATTACCAGAATATTAAAGATAGCATTTCTGAAATTAACAAGACGTTGGGTCACCTTGAGGCTGTAAAGGATATCAGCATAACAGCACGAGGCGAATCAGCGACAAGCTCAATGGCCAAAGAGTCCCCAAAGTTAAAGGAGCAGAGCACTAAAGCTAATAGCGGCAAGAAGCAGGCAGGGAGAGATTAG
- a CDS encoding PilZ domain-containing protein, translated as MRVIHQATMADSLLQLLRVYSFRCQLCTAQFRAFRPAARDLTQAFDRRQYKRLPTSCMATLVTDLLSPREMVTDISMGGCSVRMESPLPLGTFLGLQFQTAERGAGITVSTAMVRSVRERSVGIQFLEIERDQKTKLSQYVHGLLLSQGLAAEASPS; from the coding sequence GTGCGAGTCATTCACCAGGCGACGATGGCCGACTCGCTCCTGCAACTGCTTCGGGTCTATTCGTTCCGGTGTCAGCTCTGCACGGCGCAGTTTCGGGCCTTCCGCCCGGCGGCGCGCGACCTGACGCAGGCCTTTGACCGCCGGCAATACAAGCGACTCCCCACCTCCTGCATGGCGACGCTCGTCACCGACCTGCTCAGTCCGCGGGAAATGGTCACGGACATCTCGATGGGCGGGTGCAGCGTGCGGATGGAAAGCCCGCTCCCGCTGGGGACGTTTCTGGGGTTGCAGTTCCAGACCGCCGAACGGGGAGCCGGCATCACCGTCTCGACCGCGATGGTCCGTTCGGTGCGTGAGCGCTCGGTCGGCATTCAATTTCTGGAGATCGAGCGCGATCAAAAAACCAAGCTGAGCCAGTACGTCCATGGCCTGCTGCTGAGCCAGGGACTGGCGGCGGAGGCATCCCCTTCCTGA
- the panC gene encoding pantoate--beta-alanine ligase: MLILRSPAAMTAWSRSVQREGGTIGFVPTMGALHEGHRALIRRARLTCDAVVVSIFVNPAQFGPREDYARYPRPFRRDARLCREEGIDVLFAPSASAMYPAGFQTVVVVPEISKRWEGEQRPQHFSGVATVVTKLFGIVRPDQSIFGQKDYQQVCVIRRLVADLNLGTSIVVHPTVREPDGLALSSRNAYLTERQRRLAPLLYRALQTGAATVKRGVSSGALVRQGMVRVIRKEPLIAIDYLAVCDPDTLEPLHRITRNALLLGAVRIGAETPKKTERTVRTVRLIDNLLVTRRAGRSGA; encoded by the coding sequence ATGCTGATCCTGCGATCCCCGGCGGCCATGACCGCATGGAGCCGTTCGGTTCAACGCGAGGGAGGCACCATCGGCTTCGTGCCGACGATGGGCGCCTTGCACGAAGGACATCGGGCGCTGATCCGCCGCGCTAGATTGACCTGCGACGCCGTGGTCGTCAGCATCTTCGTGAATCCAGCGCAATTCGGTCCGCGCGAAGACTATGCCCGCTACCCCCGCCCGTTCCGACGGGATGCCCGCCTGTGCCGGGAAGAGGGCATCGACGTCCTCTTTGCCCCGAGCGCCTCCGCCATGTATCCGGCCGGTTTTCAGACGGTCGTGGTGGTTCCGGAGATTTCGAAACGGTGGGAGGGAGAACAGAGGCCGCAGCATTTCTCGGGCGTTGCCACGGTCGTCACCAAACTGTTCGGCATCGTTCGTCCGGATCAGTCGATTTTCGGACAGAAGGATTATCAACAGGTTTGCGTGATCCGGCGGCTGGTCGCCGACCTGAACCTCGGCACCTCCATTGTAGTCCACCCGACGGTGCGCGAGCCGGACGGCCTCGCCCTCAGCTCTCGGAATGCCTACCTCACCGAGCGGCAACGCCGTCTGGCTCCGCTGTTGTACCGGGCCTTGCAGACCGGCGCGGCAACCGTCAAGCGAGGCGTCTCCTCAGGCGCGCTCGTGCGTCAGGGGATGGTCCGAGTGATCCGAAAAGAGCCGTTGATCGCGATCGACTATCTGGCCGTGTGCGATCCGGACACGCTGGAGCCGCTGCATCGGATCACTCGGAACGCGCTGCTGTTGGGAGCGGTCAGGATCGGCGCGGAAACTCCGAAGAAAACGGAGCGGACGGTCCGGACGGTCCGATTGATCGATAATCTGCTGGTGACTCGCCGAGCGGGACGTAGCGGAGCGTGA
- the folK gene encoding 2-amino-4-hydroxy-6-hydroxymethyldihydropteridine diphosphokinase produces the protein MSRETVFIGFGSNVGDRVDYCSRAVTLLSLLPHSELTGLSSLYETEPIPDGGDPGSTWVLNGVVRLDTDITPRSLLNVCREIESALGRDQENRKGPRTIDLDILSYGTRTIDDGGLVIPHPRLHRRRFVLVPLAEVEPAWVHPVLGRSVTELLQALEDPAQVRKLDPQPSILNRMRPSCASSPSGRH, from the coding sequence ATGTCACGCGAAACAGTCTTCATCGGATTCGGGTCCAATGTCGGCGACCGGGTGGACTACTGTTCCCGCGCGGTGACATTGTTGAGCCTGTTGCCCCATTCAGAATTGACCGGTCTCTCGTCGTTGTACGAGACGGAACCGATTCCCGACGGCGGCGATCCGGGATCGACCTGGGTCCTCAACGGCGTCGTGCGGCTCGACACGGACATCACGCCGCGGAGCCTGTTGAATGTCTGCCGCGAGATCGAATCAGCGCTCGGGCGCGACCAGGAGAATCGCAAGGGTCCGCGCACGATAGACCTGGATATTCTGTCCTATGGGACCAGGACCATCGACGACGGGGGGCTCGTGATCCCCCATCCCCGGCTCCATCGCCGCCGATTCGTGCTGGTCCCGCTCGCCGAGGTCGAGCCAGCCTGGGTCCATCCGGTGCTCGGGCGATCGGTCACCGAGTTGCTGCAAGCGCTCGAGGATCCGGCGCAGGTCCGCAAGCTCGACCCACAGCCGTCCATCCTCAATAGGATGCGCCCTTCCTGCGCTTCATCTCCATCCGGCCGTCACTGA